The genomic segment CGTAATGAAATACCACACATTTCTGGAAAATACAACGTACATAATCAGTATTATCACCCAAGCTGAGAGCGGGAGGATTAGTAGCACTTGAAGTAAGACCAAAGGTTAATATTCCATTATCCCGCTTAGTAATATCCCGCTGTTCTTGGAATTTACCGATTATTTTAAAACCTGTACTACTTAAATCAGCAGGTCCACTACTAAACGAAGATCCTCCTACTTTTTTATTGTTACCCCTAGGATAAAGGTTATTAAAAGGATCATATAAAGCCTCTCCTCGAAAACTAGGTCTATTTCCAGATGGACCTGAATAATGCTCCCCCCAATTTCAAAAAGGTTAAGTTCGGTAACGCCTGGGAATTGTCTTTGTAATTCAGCAGGATCGATAATTAAATCAGTATTAATAGCGATTCTCGTCTTTACTAATGGGCTAGCTGAAGATACCGAAAACATCGCAGAACCGATTAAGACCACAAAACCTAGTTGCTTCCCTAACTGTTTGATAGATTGCATTACTTAATCTCCATTAAAAACAAAGATGAACTGTAGAGTTTCGCCATTGAGGATGTTGATTCTTCCGAACTACCTAAGAGGATGTTTGAAAAGTCGCAAAGTATACTAAAAACCCCGCGTCCATTCCTCTCCCCCACAACGAGAGAGGCTTTCAAACCCCCTTCCCTACGAGGCAAGGAGGCTAGAAGATTAGGTTTGGGAAGTTTTGATGTGACTAAAAATACTTATTAAATATCCTCTAAGACTTACGCACAAGGCAAATACACTACACTATCAGCTAGTGAAGTCATAATTTATACCTTTAGTTATTTTAATTAATGGCTTGTATTACAAGGTGACAAACACATTTAACCTTGATATTAACAGGCTTAATTGATTTAAGATAGTACTTAAAGTAAAGAAATATAACTTTCAAAAAAGCAGTCAAATCATCTGTTTGGGGCATGATAAGGGAAAAATCCATGATTTTCGCTTATTTAAAAATAGTGGAATAAAATTTGGAGAATTAGTTAAGGTAATAGCGGATAAAGGCTATCAAGGAATTGCTAAAGTTCATCAATTAAGTGAGCCAGCGCGGTCTTGGGGGTTCCCCCCATGAGCGACTGGCGGTGAAACACCAATTAAGAAACCAAAAGGGAAAAAATTAAATAAAGAACAGAAAAGATACAATCGTGAACTCAATCGATTAAGAATTGTCGTCGAACATGTTAATCGTCGTCTACAGCTTCAGGAAATGGGTGTGGTCAAAAGTAGTTGGTTGAATGCGATCGCTATTCATAGCAGAGGCGATCGCTCAAAGCCTGAAGACAAATTATTTTTAGGAATAATAATGATAATCACTATGATAGTGAGAGGGTGAGCAAGGCTCACCCTCCCTTATTAATTATGATTATTAATAAAGAGAGAAGATGAAGAAATAATTTTATACCATTATTTTGATAGAATATAGGACTCATATTTGATTTCTGAAAAACCAAATTGGCTAGAAGCTTGCTATACAAAGGTTTGTTTCTCAGTATATTTAGCAAGATTCAAGTACGATTCCTATAGTCATCAAAACTGATTCTAACTTTCGGAGTTAGTTCACTTGATTAAGACAATAAATGATTGTGAGAAGAAATAAATTCTCAAAATCAAACTTTTCCATTTGTGCTTCAAAAAGCTAGCTGTTTCCAAAAATCAGCCCACCAATGATTAGCCCGAATTACTCGTAATCTTGCATCGGATTAATTGTATCCGGATGCCAAGTGGCACCGGGAATTTTTAAACGTTTTTGTGGGATATAACGATGGGCACTTTCAATTTCTCCTGAACCAATTGGTAGACCCATCGACCGATATTTGTCATAATGAACTGCATCCCGAAAACGAAATAGATATTTAGACAAATTCAAAACAGTTTGTTTCCCTTTGCCTCGCCAATGCTTGAGACGGCTAATCACCCTTTTAACGTAACCATGATCAATGGAATTAAGAATACAGTTGATCCAAATAGAACGCATTGTACTGGGCAATTCCATAGCTTCGGCTGTGGCATAAATATGCTATTTAAGATGTGGGCGGTCTAAGTACAGCTTTGCCTAAATTCGTAGCGAATTGACAGGGGTAAATTGTTGACGGTAAGGTGAGTATAGGTGGACTATCCCTCAAGCATTCGGTACTATGGCTGGCAGGCAAAAAACTTACTCTGTGCAACTGACAGAAGATGAAAAAAAACTGTTGCAGCAGCAAGCAAACGCCCGAAAAACTATCACGAAATTTGGAATTAATGCAGAGATATTTATTATAGAAGGTTATCTAGAAAGCGGAAGGAAACTTATGATTCATAGCATTAAAAATTTAGAAGAAAGATCCATTCCGGTATCTATTACCCAAGCCGCCCTAAAGATAGCACGCTTTTTTGCTGATGAACAGGTGACACCAGAAAAGAAAAAGCAGGTATATTTTAATACATTCGCTGTATGTGCGGTAAATGATTACATGGAAATGATGAACATTCCCACAGATCCAAGGACCAGCGATAGTTGGAATTGTGCCATGCACTATTATGCAGATGTGGCAGACCTGAAGTTGAGTGGATTGGGTCACTTAGAATGTCGCCCCTTAGCGAATGGTAATCTCTGCCATATTCCACCAGAAGTCCCGGATGACAGAATCGGCGTAGTTGTAGTTAAGCTAGACATAGAGCATCAACAAGCAACTCTAATCGGGTTTACTAAAACAGTAAAAGCTGGTGAACTTTTGTTCAACGAGTTACAGACTATTGAAGACTTACTTGCATATCTTGATTCACTTGAAAGTAACGCGACGGAAGTCAATTTGAGCTATTGGTTGCAAAATATAATTGATGTAAGTTGGCAGCCGATATCAGAAATTTTAGCAATTGGTACTGCAAAAACAAGCGAGTTCTGAAAATTTCGAGTTAAAGAGCTATTTTATTTTTGTAACCCATACGGAACAAAGCTTTCAGGCGTTGCGTGGCGGCTCATAACAGGCTCGCTACTTTTACCCCTACCTGCCCCTGAGTTTGATTAGCGATCGCAGAATTTAGAGATTTTTCATTTTGGGCAAGGGGCGTGGCGGAACAAGTGCCTTTATGACAACCAATAATTGTATTGCTAAACAGCACATTAAAGTACTAGCTTTGCTAAAGCTGCCAAGTTTAAACTATTTAAAATACTAGATTTAATTGGGCGTTTTTCATCCCAAAATATTAGAGATGAATAAAAATCTTTAGCTAATGAAGAATTTAAAAGTTGATATGATTCGTATGCACTTTCCTCATCCAAAAAACTGAGAAAGTAAACAGTATCATCAAAAATAGCAGGTTTTTCATTTATTTGACCGATTAATCTAAAACTTAATTTTTTATAAAGTCCACATATTGCTATTTTCCAAGGTGCAAAAGTATATGAACCAACACCAAAAATAGAGAATCTAGGGCTATTTTGATAAATTTTACTTTTCCTGCTATTTAAAAGACTTTCATGCTTTTCTAAATATGCCCATGTTCTAGGCGCTAAATATTTTATAGATTCAGTAGACTCGCCAACGAGACTTTGAGTAACTAAAATATATCGATCAGTCGTTTTTGTTTTATTTTGGGCAACAGAAGAACCTTTGACTAATGGGAAAATATAAGTTTCTTCGAGTTCATAAGATTCTCCTAACCCGTTTATAAAATAGTCATTATTTTTCCGAAATTCCATTACGCTAGCGCAATCATGCTTAATACCAGAACGCCATTTTGTTTTTGATTGTTTATTATATAAGTCTTCTACCTTTTTAAAGGTAATCAAATCCCTAACAAGAATATTATTTGAATAGCCTATACGAGAGCGAACTGAGCTTTCAAGACTATCAAATACATCACAGTAGTATTTTTGTGAGTTTGAATCAAATTTACAGAAAAATAAGCAAGCCTCAACAGCAGCATCAAAATATTTCTTAGAATCTATCTTATAAACTGCACAGTAAGCAAGATTTAGCTTTTCACAATAGATATAATTTAATATTTTTCTAGAAACCGAAGTTTTACAAAGCACCGCTAGATAACTGTTATGCTTCTGTAAGTATTTTACAAACTGTATGAGCATCCATTCGGATATATCAAAATTACTTTTTCCTGTAATTGCATCTAAACCAGTATGATTCTGAAAATTGCTCTTTTTGGGCAAATTTATGCCCCCAATGCTACCCTGTTGTGAGTTTGTTACCCAAGGTAAATTACCAAGCACTAATATTTCTTCATTTGATTCACCTATTAGTGATAACCAATCTACTTGAAAAAAATCTTCACATTTAATTTCAATCCTTTGGTCATGTAAAAACTTTTCTTCTTCTATAATTTGTCTAAAGTAATCAAGGTTTAATTCAATTCCTAAAATTTTTTTTGCTGATTCAAAACAAGATGAGGCAGCTTCAACAAAATTTCCTATTCCACAAGTAGGCTCAATTATAATATCTGGTTTAACACCAAGCTCTACTAGCTTTTTACATACCTGATCTGCTAATTCTATCGGCGTTTGAAAATCACCGTATTCTACTTTAAGTTTTTGAACAGTACGCATCAGAGATTAGCTCTATAAACGGTAATTATACCTTTTTCTTGACCAGCACGTTCTATTACTCTCCCATACTGAAGCCGCCATTGCAAAGCATTGGAAATCGTTAAAAATCCCTGTAAAGGTGGATTTCTCAATATTTCATCCGCGATGTTACTTGCTTCAAGTTCGTCAACAGGCAAATTGCGGTCGAGCATAAAAGCAATTAGGTCATCTTTATTACCTTCGTTCTCTAAAATACTAGAAATTCCACGTGTCATCTGGAAATCTGCGGTTCTTTCAGCACTTACGTAAATCGTATGCAAAATATTCAGAGTTGCCGTGCGGTTTATACTATTATCTGCCTTATCGTAGACAAAGATAAGCAATGAATAGCCAAGCCCAAAAATTTTTTGGCGTGCAGATTTGAATGGGCATGATGATTGTGGTTGTCTAACACTTGTTACCTTCATGTCTATAAGCAACCCCGGAAAATCAATACCACTTGCGGAGTTTCCTTGTATGAAATCGTACTTAGTTTTTAAGTAAAGCCGAAATTTCTGCTCTAGGTAAGTTCCGACAGCTTTTCCATCAGTAACACCGTACAGCAGAGGTTCTGGATGCTGAGACTCGGCTAATGAAAATATTTCAGCTTCTAAACAAAGGATTTCTGCTGTCAAAATCGGCATAAGTAAAGGAAAACACAAGGTTAAACACCATATTTTATATTGAAGCCACTAGTTTTCAATTATTGAAACTTAATTAACTCAAAATATACAGGGAATTTTTATCAAAGTGAGGCAATGGCTACAATGTGTCCAGCAATTTTTACTCATTGCACTCAATCAATTTCCCATCTATAACTGCTACCCTCCACTGTGGAAACTTCGCCAGCAATTTCTTAATCACAATCTGCAAAGCCGGATCATCATTCCAACACTCCTGCAAAAAGTCAAAGCCCGGATTCTTCCCTGAATTTGCTGCTCGATTTAGTTTCTCCCTTCTTACAGGTCGCACATTTGACCGCGCAACAATCGCCTTATGCGACCATTTTTCAGTGACGGGCGCGGCGGAAGTTTCACCCTTATCAACGGCTTTGACTTCTAAACCCGAAACTGAATTTTCAGCCAACAACGTAGCAGAATAACCTTGTTCTACCTGCCCCTGAGTTTGATTAGCGATGGCTACGCCCGCCGCAGGCATCGCATAATTTAAAGATTTTTCATTTTGAGCGACGGGTGCGGCGGAACCAGTACCTTCATGACAGTCCCTCGGCTCAACACCACGATTCTGATTTTCAGCCAACAACAAAGCGGGATTACTCTGTGCATCATCCACAAGCGCTAGCGTCGTGCAGTCCATTGCCACAGGCAAGTCTTTCTCTTTCTCTGACACGCTTTCAACAGACTGAGGCGACGCGACCCCCAAGGGAGTGATCGCCGCCTCCTCACAGTGCGAAATTTCGGTAAGCGTGTCAGAGTTACACCTCACAAACTCTTTTGTAGAGTTTGTGAGGTGTTCCTGAACAGTTCGTGAGAGTTTTTGAAACCCTTGCTCTGGCTGATTTTCACCTGAGATAGATGCTTTATACAAAGCACCTATTTCTTCGGAGCCAGCATCTATCTCTGAAATCTCAGCATTTAGTTCTTGTTTTTCAGCATCTGGTTTTGGTGACGCAGAATTAGCTTTCTCCCAAAATTCCTTTATTCGGCTACCGTGCAAATTCTTTACCATCCAGGTAACGGTTTCTCGGCTATCCTGAATTGACTTGTCAGGCTTGAAAATGAATAATCCACTGTCGGAGAGAATTTTCTTTGCACACATAAAAGTACTGTACCCCAAAGCAGAGGTCAAAGGCATCCATCGAGAACCATAGGGGTCAGCCGTCCAGCATTCCTGCCACAATTGCGTAACTGAGGGCTTTTGCTGGGAAGCCCACAGCATATCTTCTATGGGAATAATCACATGAAGCCTTTTATATGAGGATTCCTTCTTACTAGCAGCAGCAGCCTTTTTGGGTTTGGGTCTTGTAATAGTTGCGGTCATTCTAAAATCTCCTATTTATATTGACGCACGGAAATTTTCCTCGCTGCGATTGCGGGGCTTGGTAGTTGCATTTATTTGTCTAAAAAGTTACCGATACAATGAAAGTCTATTGAGGTTGCCAGAATCGCAACTCGTTCCGAAAATACCTGCTTGTTTTTTTACCTTCATTCTTCCAGTGATCCCAAGCAACCAGCACCTCCTCTTCGCCCAAATCCTCCACAACTTCACCTCTAGCTAGATATAAGGTGTAGTAGGGATCAGCATAAGCAACGATAGAACCGACTTGGATCACGGGAGGTTGAGAAGCAATTTGTAGGGCAGCGATTAAATCAATCTCTTGGGTCGTTAATTCCGCCCAATAGTCCTGTTTGATTACCTCGTACTCTTGCGCCACTGCCCAATAGTCCTGCCACGTACACCCAGGTTTTGACAGCACTTGCCGAATATCGCTAACAGCTTGAGGCAGCATTGACAATTGCTCGGCTCGATAAGCGATCGCAGATGGTGTAGGTTCACTCCCCAGAATTATTGCAGCAGCTTCAAGCGCTTGGGTATTGTTCATGGCACTGGCGAGATTCTTCAATGCCATACCCATTAACCGTAAGCATTCTTGGGCATTTTCTTTGGGCGGCTCTTGTGCTAGCGCTCGCAAATCAATTGTCTGCTCTAACGCCTGTTTCACCTGCTTGTTCAACGCTTTGGTAGCTTGCTGGGTCATAGTATTTCCCCATTGTTGAGAAGGGCGTTGTTCAACAGCGCTTTCTAATTCTTGGATACGTTGTTGGAGTTGCTGATTCTCAATCTCTAACTTTCTCAACCCCTCCATCTCATCCAATCGTTGTTGCAACTGAATATTCTGCTCCCTCTGCTGCTTGTACAGATTTTGCAAGGATGAGATTTGCTCAATTACTTGTTCTTCTGCTTTGGCCGATACTTCTGCTTGCAAACCAATTCTCAATTCCTGCTCTAGACGTTCTAGCTCCTGCTGGTGTTGTTCCTTGAGTGCTGCGATCGCTTCCGTGTATTCTGGTGGATAACTTCGCTCTTTGGGGAATGGAACGCTTGGGGCATCCAAATCAGCATTGTTAATCAACAACCTCTCACCATCAGCAAAAGTGACAATCTGCTGCCAGTGATTCGGTGCGTCTGCCTCAATCACTCCCGACTCCCCATAACGGGGATGTTCTGGTGATGAAACAGTCACAGAATTACACAATTGCGTTTTAGGGTTTTCGCTTTTTGTGGTGCGTTTAACTGTTGGTGCAACCTGTTGTACTGCTTTGACGAAGTCTGCGGCGGTGGGGAAGGGTTTTTCTTTGGCTGCGATCGCAACAGCTCGCTCTAACTTGTCAGGAGTTTTGACCAACCGGAGTAAGGGGCGAGTTTGAGAGGGTTTAGTAATCTTGTCTTTGAGTTCCTCTGGCAGAGTATCAACTACTTTCTTCGCAGACAGCAAATCTCTGACCCGGCGATATCCACCGTGCTTGGTTAGTTCTTTTTCGCAATAATCTTCAAAACTGGCATAACCGGCATCAGAGTAATAGCCGTTATTCCGCATCACCCGCAGTTCTTCTATTGCCTGCCACTCGAAGCGGTCTATGGCAGCAAAGGTATCTTGGATGCTGGTATTGAGAATGTTGTAATCGAGTGCTGATGTGGTTTCGGGTTCTAGTGTCAGCATGATTGTTACCCACGTTTGGTAAATGCTTGTCCTGTATCAACCAGGGAGTGCAATTAACAGCAAAGTGAGCAGTTGGCTGATTTTGGATCAGACCAAAAATATGTCAACATCGTAATTAGCTCACTTTGTAGTTCACGACTTGAGCAAGCGATCGCAGTGCTTTGCCGGCGGCGATCGCTTTTAGTAAGTAAGTAGGCACAATTAAACCAAACTGTGTAAACTTATGTAAAGCGCCAGAAAGGCTTTAAATATAAGCTTTTAAGCAATTTACATTCCTTAATCTAGTTATATTTTTTAGCGCCCACCTACTTATGCAGCAGTGTAATAGTTAATCAGACTGCTCGTTTTCTACTCCATTGCCGAATTGCCTGACAAGGTAAGCTAATACTGCTCGGTCTAATGTCACTTCTATTCGCTCTAGCCGTCTATCTTGATCCATTATCTTTCTCCATGCTAGGGGAATCGCCTCTCTTCTGTATCGATTTTACAATACAAGTATTGTAAAAGCTATATATCCCCTAAAAAAGACTTAACCCGCCTGATCATTGGCGGGTTTGTCTTTGTTGAGTAGTTCTAATAGTTGAGCGTGAGTTTGCCTGAGAGATTCGTTCTCCTCTCTCAGGCGGCTGATTCCCCCACTAATCGATTGTTCTCAAT from the Nostoc flagelliforme CCNUN1 genome contains:
- a CDS encoding DUF1822 family protein; this translates as MAGRQKTYSVQLTEDEKKLLQQQANARKTITKFGINAEIFIIEGYLESGRKLMIHSIKNLEERSIPVSITQAALKIARFFADEQVTPEKKKQVYFNTFAVCAVNDYMEMMNIPTDPRTSDSWNCAMHYYADVADLKLSGLGHLECRPLANGNLCHIPPEVPDDRIGVVVVKLDIEHQQATLIGFTKTVKAGELLFNELQTIEDLLAYLDSLESNATEVNLSYWLQNIIDVSWQPISEILAIGTAKTSEF
- a CDS encoding type II restriction-modification system restriction endonuclease → MPILTAEILCLEAEIFSLAESQHPEPLLYGVTDGKAVGTYLEQKFRLYLKTKYDFIQGNSASGIDFPGLLIDMKVTSVRQPQSSCPFKSARQKIFGLGYSLLIFVYDKADNSINRTATLNILHTIYVSAERTADFQMTRGISSILENEGNKDDLIAFMLDRNLPVDELEASNIADEILRNPPLQGFLTISNALQWRLQYGRVIERAGQEKGIITVYRANL
- a CDS encoding SAM-dependent methyltransferase, with the protein product MMRTVQKLKVEYGDFQTPIELADQVCKKLVELGVKPDIIIEPTCGIGNFVEAASSCFESAKKILGIELNLDYFRQIIEEEKFLHDQRIEIKCEDFFQVDWLSLIGESNEEILVLGNLPWVTNSQQGSIGGINLPKKSNFQNHTGLDAITGKSNFDISEWMLIQFVKYLQKHNSYLAVLCKTSVSRKILNYIYCEKLNLAYCAVYKIDSKKYFDAAVEACLFFCKFDSNSQKYYCDVFDSLESSVRSRIGYSNNILVRDLITFKKVEDLYNKQSKTKWRSGIKHDCASVMEFRKNNDYFINGLGESYELEETYIFPLVKGSSVAQNKTKTTDRYILVTQSLVGESTESIKYLAPRTWAYLEKHESLLNSRKSKIYQNSPRFSIFGVGSYTFAPWKIAICGLYKKLSFRLIGQINEKPAIFDDTVYFLSFLDEESAYESYQLLNSSLAKDFYSSLIFWDEKRPIKSSILNSLNLAALAKLVL